Proteins co-encoded in one Ralstonia sp. RRA genomic window:
- the rpoC gene encoding DNA-directed RNA polymerase subunit beta' — MKALLDLFRQVQQEEQFDAIKIGLASPEKIRSWSYGEVKKPETINYRTFKPERDGLFCAKIFGPIKDYECLCGKYKRLKHRGVICEKCGVEVTLAKVRRERMGHIELAAPTAHIWFLKSLPSRLGMVLDMTLRDIERVLYFEAFVVVEPGMTALKKSQIMSEDDYLAKCDEYGEGEFVAMMGAEGIRELLRGIDIEKQIETIRAELQATGSEAKIKKFAKRLKVLEAFQRSGIKPDWMILEVLPVLPPELRPLVPLDGGRFATSDLNDLYRRVINRNNRLKRLLELKAPEIIVRNEKRMLQEAVDSLLDNGRRGKAMTGANKRPLKSLAEMIKGKGGRFRQNLLGKRVDYSGRSVIVVGPTLKLHQCGLPKLMALELFKPFIFHKLETMGIATTIKAAKKEVESQTPVVWDILEDVIREHPVMLNRAPTLHRLGIQAFEPVLIEGKAIQLHPLVCAAFNADFDGDQMAVHVPLSLEAQMEARTLMLASNNVLFPANGDPSIVPSQDVVLGLYYTTRDKINGRGEGMTFADISEVIRAYENKEVELASRVNVRITEYDLVNPEADGDARFAPKITLQATTVGRAILSEILPKGLPFSVLNKPLKKKEISRLINTAFRKCGLRETVIFADKLLQSGFRLATRAGISIAIDDMLVPPAKEKIISEAAAKVKEYDKQYMSGLVTDQERYNNVVDIWGAAGDQVGKAMMEQLQTEDVIDRNGNTVKQESFNSIYMMADSGARGSAAQIRQLAGMRGLMAKPDGSIIETPITANFREGLNVLQYFISTHGARKGLADTALKTANSGYLTRRLVDVTQDLVVVEDDCGTTNGVLMKALVEGGEVIEALRDRILGRVVIGDVVNPETQETAIENGTLLDEDLVELIDSIGVDEVKVRTPLTCDTRYGLCAKCYGRDLGRGVLVNSGEAVGVIAAQSIGEPGTQLTMRTFHIGGAASRAAVASSVEAKATGIVRFTATMRYVTNAKGEQIVISRSGEALITDDHGRERERHKIVYGATLLVKDGQSIKAGTQLATWDPLTRPIISEYSGTIKFENVEEGVTVAKQMDEVTGLSTLVVIDAKRRTTASKGIRPQVKLLDSSGAEVKIPGTDHSVTIGFQVGALITVKDGQQVHVGEVLARIPTESQKTRDITGGLPRVAELFEARSPKDAAVLAEVTGTTSFGKDTKGKQRLVITDLDGNAHEFLIAKEKQVLVHDGQVVNKGEMIVEGPADPHDILRLKGVEELATYIVDEVQDVYRLQGVKINDKHIEVIVRQMLRRVQIVDTGDTRFIPGEQVERSDLLDENDKVIALGKRPATYENLLLGITKASLSTDSFISAASFQETTRVLTEAAIMGKVDDLRGLKENVIVGRLIPAGTGLAYHRARKAKEAADRDRAAAIAEEEAASIFETPVVHQEEGGAA, encoded by the coding sequence ATGAAAGCATTGCTCGACCTATTCCGCCAGGTACAGCAAGAAGAGCAGTTTGACGCGATCAAGATCGGCCTCGCGTCGCCTGAGAAAATCCGTTCGTGGTCGTACGGCGAAGTCAAGAAGCCCGAGACCATCAACTACCGCACGTTCAAGCCCGAGCGTGACGGTCTGTTCTGCGCCAAAATCTTCGGCCCGATCAAGGACTACGAGTGCCTGTGCGGCAAGTACAAGCGCCTGAAGCACCGTGGCGTGATCTGCGAGAAGTGCGGCGTGGAAGTGACGCTGGCCAAGGTGCGCCGTGAGCGCATGGGCCACATCGAACTGGCTGCGCCGACCGCGCACATCTGGTTCCTGAAGTCGCTGCCGTCGCGTCTGGGCATGGTGCTCGACATGACGCTGCGCGACATTGAGCGCGTGCTGTACTTCGAAGCATTCGTCGTGGTTGAGCCGGGCATGACCGCGCTCAAGAAGAGCCAGATCATGTCGGAAGACGACTACCTGGCTAAGTGCGACGAGTACGGCGAAGGTGAATTCGTCGCCATGATGGGCGCCGAAGGCATTCGCGAGCTGCTGCGCGGCATCGACATCGAGAAGCAGATCGAGACGATCCGCGCCGAGCTGCAGGCCACGGGTTCGGAAGCCAAGATCAAGAAGTTCGCCAAGCGCCTGAAGGTGCTCGAGGCCTTCCAGCGTTCGGGCATCAAGCCGGACTGGATGATCCTGGAAGTGCTGCCGGTGCTGCCGCCGGAACTGCGTCCGCTGGTGCCGCTGGACGGCGGTCGTTTCGCCACGTCGGACCTGAACGACCTGTATCGCCGCGTGATCAACCGGAACAACCGTTTGAAGCGTCTGCTCGAGCTGAAGGCGCCGGAGATCATCGTGCGCAACGAAAAGCGCATGCTGCAGGAAGCCGTGGATTCGCTGCTGGACAACGGCCGTCGCGGCAAGGCGATGACCGGCGCCAACAAGCGTCCGCTGAAGTCGCTGGCTGAAATGATCAAGGGTAAGGGCGGCCGTTTCCGTCAGAACCTGTTGGGCAAGCGTGTGGACTACTCGGGCCGTTCGGTCATCGTGGTGGGCCCGACGCTCAAGCTGCACCAGTGCGGCCTGCCCAAGCTGATGGCGCTCGAACTCTTCAAGCCGTTCATCTTCCACAAGCTGGAAACGATGGGCATCGCCACCACCATCAAGGCGGCGAAGAAGGAAGTGGAAAGCCAGACGCCGGTGGTGTGGGACATCCTGGAAGATGTCATCCGCGAGCACCCGGTGATGCTGAACCGCGCACCGACGCTGCACCGTCTGGGTATCCAGGCGTTCGAGCCGGTGCTGATCGAAGGCAAGGCCATCCAGCTGCACCCGCTGGTTTGCGCGGCGTTCAACGCCGACTTCGACGGTGACCAGATGGCTGTTCACGTTCCGCTGTCGCTCGAAGCGCAGATGGAAGCGCGCACGCTGATGCTGGCGTCGAACAACGTGCTGTTCCCGGCCAACGGCGATCCGTCGATCGTGCCGTCGCAAGACGTGGTGCTGGGTCTGTACTACACGACCCGCGACAAGATCAACGGCCGCGGTGAAGGCATGACGTTTGCCGACATCTCGGAAGTGATCCGCGCCTACGAGAACAAGGAAGTCGAACTGGCTTCGCGCGTGAACGTGCGGATCACCGAGTACGACCTGGTGAACCCGGAAGCCGACGGCGACGCCCGTTTTGCCCCGAAGATCACGCTGCAGGCCACCACGGTCGGCCGCGCGATCCTGTCGGAGATCCTGCCGAAGGGTCTGCCGTTCTCGGTGCTGAACAAGCCGCTGAAGAAGAAGGAAATCTCGCGCCTGATCAACACGGCGTTCCGCAAGTGCGGTCTGCGCGAAACCGTGATCTTCGCTGACAAGCTGCTGCAGTCGGGCTTCCGCCTGGCAACGCGCGCCGGTATCTCGATCGCCATCGACGACATGCTGGTGCCGCCGGCCAAGGAGAAGATCATCTCCGAGGCCGCCGCCAAGGTGAAGGAATACGACAAGCAGTACATGTCGGGTCTGGTGACGGACCAGGAGCGTTACAACAACGTCGTGGACATCTGGGGCGCCGCTGGTGACCAGGTGGGCAAGGCGATGATGGAGCAGCTCCAGACCGAAGACGTGATCGACCGCAACGGCAACACCGTCAAGCAAGAGTCGTTCAACTCCATCTACATGATGGCCGACTCGGGCGCACGGGGTTCCGCCGCGCAGATCCGTCAGCTCGCTGGTATGCGTGGCCTGATGGCCAAGCCGGACGGCTCGATTATTGAGACGCCGATTACCGCAAACTTCCGCGAAGGCCTGAACGTTCTGCAGTACTTCATCTCGACCCACGGTGCACGTAAGGGTCTGGCGGATACGGCACTGAAGACCGCGAACTCGGGTTACCTGACCCGTCGTCTGGTCGACGTGACGCAGGATCTGGTGGTCGTGGAAGACGATTGCGGCACCACCAACGGCGTCCTGATGAAGGCGCTGGTGGAAGGCGGTGAAGTGATCGAAGCCCTGCGCGACCGTATCCTGGGCCGCGTGGTCATTGGCGACGTGGTGAACCCGGAGACGCAGGAAACTGCGATCGAAAACGGCACGCTGCTGGACGAAGACCTGGTCGAGCTGATCGATTCGATCGGCGTGGACGAGGTCAAGGTCCGCACGCCGCTGACCTGCGACACGCGCTACGGCCTGTGCGCCAAGTGCTACGGCCGCGATCTGGGCCGCGGTGTGCTGGTGAACTCGGGTGAAGCAGTCGGTGTGATCGCTGCTCAGTCGATCGGTGAGCCGGGCACGCAGCTGACGATGCGTACGTTCCACATCGGTGGTGCGGCATCGCGTGCGGCAGTGGCATCGAGCGTGGAAGCGAAGGCAACCGGTATCGTGCGTTTCACGGCGACCATGCGTTACGTCACCAACGCGAAGGGCGAGCAGATCGTCATCTCGCGCTCGGGTGAAGCGCTGATCACCGACGACCACGGCCGTGAGCGCGAGCGCCACAAGATCGTCTACGGTGCAACGCTGCTGGTGAAGGATGGTCAGTCCATCAAGGCCGGCACGCAGCTCGCCACGTGGGATCCGCTGACGCGTCCGATCATCTCGGAGTACTCGGGTACGATCAAGTTCGAGAACGTCGAAGAAGGCGTGACCGTTGCCAAGCAGATGGACGAAGTGACCGGTCTGTCGACGCTGGTGGTGATCGATGCCAAGCGTCGTACCACGGCTTCGAAGGGCATCCGTCCGCAGGTGAAGCTGCTCGACTCGTCGGGCGCTGAAGTGAAGATCCCGGGCACGGACCACTCCGTGACCATCGGCTTCCAGGTGGGCGCGCTGATTACCGTGAAGGACGGTCAGCAAGTGCACGTGGGTGAAGTGCTGGCACGTATCCCGACCGAATCGCAGAAGACGCGTGACATTACCGGTGGTCTGCCGCGTGTGGCCGAACTGTTCGAAGCCCGTTCGCCGAAGGACGCTGCCGTGCTGGCAGAAGTCACCGGTACGACTTCGTTCGGTAAGGACACCAAGGGCAAGCAGCGCCTGGTGATTACGGACCTCGACGGCAATGCCCACGAGTTCCTGATCGCCAAGGAAAAGCAGGTGTTGGTGCACGACGGCCAGGTGGTCAACAAGGGCGAAATGATCGTCGAAGGCCCGGCCGACCCGCACGACATCCTGCGCTTGAAGGGCGTGGAAGAGCTGGCGACGTACATCGTCGACGAAGTGCAGGACGTGTACCGTCTGCAAGGCGTGAAGATCAACGACAAGCACATCGAAGTGATTGTTCGTCAGATGCTGCGCCGCGTGCAGATCGTCGACACCGGCGACACCCGCTTCATCCCGGGTGAGCAGGTGGAGCGTTCGGACCTGCTCGACGAGAACGACAAGGTGATCGCGCTGGGCAAGCGTCCGGCGACCTACGAGAACCTGCTGCTGGGTATCACGAAGGCATCGTTGTCGACCGACAGCTTCATCTCGGCGGCATCGTTCCAGGAAACCACGCGCGTGCTGACCGAAGCCGCCATCATGGGCAAGGTCGACGACCTGCGTGGTCTGAAGGAAAACGTCATCGTCGGCCGTCTGATCCCGGCTGGTACCGGTCTGGCTTACCACCGTGCCCGCAAGGCCAAGGAAGCCGCCGACCGCGACCGCGCTGCAGCGATTGCCGAAGAAGAAGCCGCTTCGATCTTCGAGACGCCTGTCGTCCACCAAGAGGAAGGCGGCGCCGCCTGA
- the rpoB gene encoding DNA-directed RNA polymerase subunit beta, whose product MAYSFTEKKRIRKSFAKRATVHQVPFLLATQIQSYAQFLQAETGPSQRKTEGLQAAFNAIFPIASHNGLARMEFVSYHLSNPPFDVKECQQRGLTFHSALRAKVRLIINDRENPTKVKEIKEQEVYMGEIPLMTDTGSFVINGTERVIVSQLHRSPGVFFEHDKGKTHSSGKLLFSARIIPYRGSWLDFEFDPKDILYFRVDRRRKMPVTILLKSIGLTPEQILAHFFVFDNFTLKSEGALMEFVPERLRGEVARFDIADKNGKVVVEKDKRINAKHIRDLDSAGTKLISVPEDYLLGRVLAKNIVDPDTGEVLANANDELTEGVLEKLRDADVKEIQTLYTNDLDQGPYISSTLRTDDTADQTAARIAIYRMMRPGEPPTEDAVEALFQRLFYSEDSYDLSRVGRMKVNSRLNRSEGTGPMVLTDDDILDTIKLLVNLRNGKGEVDDIDHLGNRRVRCVGELAENQFRAGLSRVERAVKERLGQAETENLMPHDLINSKPISSAIREFFGSSQLSQFMDQTNPLSEVTHKRRISALGPGGLTRERAGFEVRDVHPTHYGRVCPIETPEGPNIGLINSLALYAQLNDYGFLETPYRKVENSKLTDEVHYLSAIEEGKYVVAQANATVDKDGNLVDELVSAREGSERETRMVTPDRVQYIDVAPSQIVSAAASLVPFLEHDDANRALMGANMQRQAVPCLRADKPLVGTGVERTVAVDSGTAVQATRGGVVDYVDANRVVIRVNDAEAVAGEVGVDIYNLIKYTRSNQNTNINQRPMVKVGDIVARGDVIADGASTDMGELALGQNMLVAFMPWNGYNFEDSILISERVVAEDRYTSIHIEELSVVARDTKLGPEEITRDISNLAEAQLARLDESGITYIGAEVEAGDVLVGKVTPKGETQLTPEEKLLRAIFGEKASDVKDTSLRVPSGMTGTVIDVQVFTREGVTRDKRAQSIIDEELKRYRLDLNDQLRIVEGDAFQRLERLLVGKVANGGPKKLAKGTALTKEYLADLDKWHWFDIRPSDDEVATQLEAVKEAIEQKRHDFDLAFEEKRKKLTQGDELPPGVIKMVKVYLAVKRRLQPGDKMAGRHGNKGVVSKITPIEDMPYMADGTPADIVLNPLGVPSRMNVGQILETHLGWAARGLGERIGNMLKAQAKAAEVRKLLGQIYNESGKIEDLDSLSDAEILELAENLKKGVPFATPVFDGAHEDEIRRMLDLAYPEDIAKEKGLTASKQQVTLFDGRTGEAFERPVTLGVMHMLKLHHLVDDKMHARSTGPYSLVTQQPLGGKAQFGGQRFGEMEVWALEAYGASYVLQEMLTVKSDDVNGRTKVYENIVKGEHSIDAGMPESFNVLVKEIRSLGIDIDLERN is encoded by the coding sequence ATGGCGTACAGCTTTACCGAGAAAAAGCGCATTCGCAAGAGTTTCGCGAAGCGCGCAACGGTCCATCAGGTTCCCTTCCTGCTTGCCACCCAGATTCAATCGTATGCTCAGTTCTTGCAGGCCGAGACCGGCCCTTCGCAACGCAAGACCGAAGGCCTGCAGGCTGCATTCAATGCCATCTTCCCCATCGCGTCGCACAATGGTCTGGCGCGCATGGAGTTCGTGTCGTATCACCTGTCCAACCCGCCGTTTGACGTCAAGGAATGTCAGCAGCGTGGTCTGACCTTCCACTCGGCGCTGCGCGCAAAAGTGCGCTTGATCATCAACGACCGCGAGAACCCCACCAAGGTCAAGGAGATCAAGGAGCAGGAAGTCTACATGGGCGAAATTCCGCTCATGACGGACACCGGTTCGTTCGTGATCAACGGTACCGAACGTGTGATCGTGTCCCAGCTGCACCGCTCGCCGGGCGTGTTCTTCGAGCACGACAAGGGCAAGACGCACAGCTCGGGCAAGCTGCTGTTCTCGGCACGGATCATTCCGTACCGCGGCTCGTGGCTCGACTTCGAATTCGATCCGAAGGACATCCTGTACTTCCGCGTCGACCGCCGCCGCAAGATGCCGGTGACGATCCTGCTGAAGTCGATCGGCCTGACGCCGGAACAGATCCTGGCGCACTTCTTCGTGTTCGACAACTTCACGCTCAAGAGCGAAGGCGCACTGATGGAATTCGTGCCCGAGCGTCTGCGCGGTGAAGTCGCACGCTTCGACATTGCCGACAAGAACGGCAAGGTCGTCGTCGAGAAGGACAAGCGTATCAACGCGAAGCACATCCGTGACCTGGACTCGGCTGGCACCAAGCTGATCAGCGTGCCGGAAGACTACCTGCTGGGTCGCGTGCTGGCGAAGAACATCGTCGATCCGGATACCGGTGAAGTCCTGGCCAACGCCAACGACGAACTGACCGAAGGCGTGCTCGAGAAGCTGCGCGACGCCGACGTGAAGGAAATCCAGACGCTGTACACGAACGACCTGGATCAAGGTCCGTACATCTCGTCCACGCTGCGCACAGACGACACGGCCGACCAGACCGCCGCACGTATCGCGATCTACCGCATGATGCGCCCCGGCGAGCCGCCGACCGAAGACGCCGTCGAAGCGCTGTTCCAACGCCTGTTCTACAGCGAAGACTCGTACGACCTGTCGCGCGTGGGCCGCATGAAGGTCAACAGCCGCCTGAACCGCTCGGAAGGTACGGGCCCGATGGTGCTGACGGATGACGACATCCTCGACACGATCAAGCTGCTGGTGAACCTGCGTAACGGCAAGGGCGAAGTGGACGATATCGACCACCTCGGCAACCGTCGCGTGCGTTGCGTCGGCGAACTGGCGGAAAACCAGTTCCGTGCTGGTCTGTCGCGCGTTGAGCGTGCCGTCAAGGAACGTCTGGGCCAAGCCGAGACGGAAAACCTGATGCCGCACGACCTGATCAACTCGAAGCCGATTTCGTCGGCGATTCGCGAGTTCTTCGGTTCGTCGCAGCTGTCGCAGTTCATGGACCAGACCAACCCGCTGTCGGAAGTCACGCACAAGCGTCGTATTTCGGCACTGGGCCCGGGCGGTCTGACGCGCGAGCGCGCGGGCTTTGAAGTCCGTGACGTGCACCCGACCCACTATGGCCGCGTGTGCCCGATCGAAACACCGGAAGGTCCGAACATTGGTCTGATCAACTCGCTGGCACTGTACGCGCAGCTCAACGACTACGGCTTCCTCGAAACGCCGTACCGCAAGGTTGAGAACAGCAAGCTGACCGACGAAGTGCACTACCTGTCGGCTATCGAAGAAGGCAAGTACGTGGTGGCGCAGGCCAACGCGACGGTGGACAAGGACGGCAACCTGGTTGACGAACTGGTCTCCGCACGTGAAGGCAGCGAGCGTGAAACGCGTATGGTCACGCCGGACCGCGTGCAGTACATCGACGTGGCGCCGTCGCAGATCGTGTCGGCTGCAGCTTCGCTGGTGCCGTTCCTCGAGCACGATGATGCAAACCGTGCACTGATGGGCGCCAACATGCAGCGTCAGGCCGTGCCTTGCCTGCGTGCGGACAAGCCGCTGGTGGGTACCGGCGTCGAGCGCACCGTGGCAGTGGACTCGGGTACGGCTGTGCAAGCCACTCGTGGCGGCGTGGTCGACTATGTTGACGCGAACCGCGTGGTGATCCGTGTGAACGATGCGGAAGCCGTTGCTGGTGAAGTCGGCGTCGACATCTACAACCTGATCAAGTACACGCGTTCGAACCAGAACACGAACATCAACCAGCGTCCGATGGTCAAGGTGGGCGATATCGTTGCCCGCGGCGACGTGATCGCTGACGGCGCCTCGACCGACATGGGCGAGCTCGCGCTCGGCCAGAACATGCTGGTCGCGTTCATGCCCTGGAACGGCTACAACTTCGAGGATTCGATCCTGATCTCGGAGCGTGTGGTGGCGGAAGACCGCTACACCTCGATCCACATCGAGGAACTGTCGGTCGTTGCCCGTGACACCAAGCTCGGACCGGAAGAAATCACGCGCGACATCTCGAACCTGGCTGAAGCCCAACTGGCTCGCCTGGACGAGTCGGGCATCACGTACATCGGCGCAGAAGTCGAAGCCGGTGACGTGCTGGTCGGCAAGGTCACGCCGAAGGGCGAGACCCAGCTGACGCCGGAAGAGAAGCTGCTGCGTGCGATCTTCGGTGAGAAGGCGTCCGACGTGAAGGACACCTCGCTGCGCGTGCCCTCGGGCATGACCGGTACCGTGATCGACGTGCAAGTCTTCACGCGTGAAGGCGTGACGCGCGACAAGCGCGCCCAGTCGATCATCGATGAAGAACTGAAGCGCTACCGTCTGGACCTGAACGACCAGCTGCGTATCGTGGAAGGCGATGCCTTCCAGCGTCTGGAGCGTCTGCTGGTGGGCAAGGTGGCCAACGGCGGCCCGAAGAAGCTGGCCAAGGGCACTGCGCTCACGAAGGAATACCTAGCCGACCTCGACAAGTGGCACTGGTTCGACATCCGCCCGTCGGATGACGAAGTGGCCACCCAGCTCGAAGCCGTGAAGGAAGCCATCGAGCAGAAGCGCCACGACTTCGACCTCGCGTTCGAAGAGAAGCGCAAGAAGCTCACGCAAGGCGATGAACTGCCGCCGGGCGTGATCAAGATGGTCAAGGTGTACCTGGCCGTGAAGCGCCGCCTGCAGCCTGGCGACAAGATGGCCGGCCGTCACGGTAACAAGGGTGTCGTGTCGAAGATCACCCCGATCGAAGACATGCCGTACATGGCTGACGGTACGCCGGCAGACATCGTGCTGAACCCGCTGGGCGTGCCTTCGCGGATGAACGTGGGTCAGATTCTCGAAACCCACCTGGGCTGGGCCGCGCGCGGTCTGGGCGAGCGCATCGGCAACATGCTCAAGGCGCAAGCCAAGGCCGCCGAAGTGCGCAAGCTGCTGGGTCAGATCTACAACGAGAGCGGCAAGATCGAAGATCTGGACAGCCTGTCCGACGCCGAGATCCTGGAGCTGGCCGAGAACCTGAAGAAGGGCGTGCCGTTCGCGACGCCGGTGTTCGATGGTGCGCATGAGGACGAAATCCGCCGCATGCTGGACCTCGCCTATCCGGAAGACATCGCGAAGGAGAAGGGCCTGACCGCTTCCAAGCAGCAGGTCACGCTGTTCGACGGCCGCACCGGTGAAGCCTTCGAGCGTCCGGTCACGCTGGGCGTGATGCACATGCTGAAGCTGCACCACTTGGTCGACGACAAGATGCACGCGCGTTCGACCGGTCCGTACTCGCTGGTGACGCAGCAGCCGCTGGGCGGTAAGGCCCAGTTCGGTGGCCAGCGTTTCGGTGAGATGGAAGTGTGGGCGCTGGAAGCCTACGGCGCGTCCTACGTGCTGCAGGAAATGCTGACCGTGAAGTCGGATGACGTGAACGGCCGGACCAAGGTGTACGAGAACATCGTCAAGGGCGAGCACTCGATCGATGCCGGCATGCCGGAATCGTTCAACGTGCTGGTGAAGGAAATCCGCTCGCTGGGTATCGACATCGACCTCGAGCGCAACTAA
- the rplL gene encoding 50S ribosomal protein L7/L12, producing MAITKDDILEAVGSMSVMELNDLVKAFEEKFGVSAAAVAVAGPAGAGAAAAAEEQTEFTVTLKSAGANKVGVIKAVREITGLGLKEAKDLVDGAPKPVKEGVDKKTADELVKKLVEAGAEAEAK from the coding sequence ATGGCAATCACCAAAGACGACATCCTCGAAGCCGTTGGCTCGATGTCCGTGATGGAACTGAACGACCTGGTCAAGGCGTTCGAAGAGAAGTTTGGCGTGTCGGCTGCTGCCGTCGCCGTTGCTGGCCCGGCTGGTGCTGGCGCAGCAGCTGCTGCTGAAGAGCAAACCGAATTCACCGTGACGCTGAAGAGCGCCGGCGCGAACAAGGTTGGCGTCATCAAGGCCGTGCGTGAAATCACCGGCCTGGGCCTGAAGGAAGCCAAGGACCTGGTCGATGGCGCACCGAAGCCCGTGAAGGAAGGCGTCGACAAGAAGACCGCCGACGAGCTGGTGAAGAAGCTGGTGGAAGCCGGCGCGGAAGCCGAAGCCAAGTAA
- the rplJ gene encoding 50S ribosomal protein L10 — protein sequence MALNLEDKKAVVAEVTAQVAKASTIVVAEYRGITVGDLTKLRAQARQQGVYLRVLKNTLARRAVEGTPFAELAEQLTGPLIYGISEDAVAPAKVLNDFAKGNDKLVLRAGSYEGKVLDANGVKALASIPSREELLSKLLFVMQAPVSGFARALAALAAKQGEGESAAA from the coding sequence GTGGCACTCAATCTCGAAGATAAGAAGGCCGTCGTGGCCGAGGTAACGGCGCAAGTCGCCAAGGCCTCGACCATCGTCGTTGCTGAATATCGCGGTATCACGGTTGGCGATCTGACCAAGCTGCGCGCGCAAGCGCGCCAGCAAGGCGTCTACCTGCGCGTTCTGAAGAACACGCTGGCACGCCGCGCTGTTGAAGGCACGCCGTTTGCCGAACTCGCCGAGCAACTGACCGGCCCGCTGATCTACGGTATTTCCGAAGACGCAGTGGCCCCGGCCAAGGTGCTGAACGATTTCGCCAAGGGCAATGACAAGCTGGTGCTGCGCGCCGGTTCGTACGAAGGCAAGGTGCTGGACGCCAATGGCGTGAAGGCCCTGGCTTCGATCCCGAGCCGCGAAGAACTGCTCAGCAAGCTGCTGTTCGTCATGCAGGCGCCGGTGTCGGGCTTTGCCCGCGCCCTGGCTGCTCTGGCCGCAAAGCAAGGCGAAGGCGAGAGCGCAGCAGCCTAA
- the rplA gene encoding 50S ribosomal protein L1 produces MAKISKRVAANKAKVERTKFYPIDEALSLVKECASAKFDESIDVAVQLGIDAKKSDQVVRGSVVLPAGTGKSVRVAVFAQGDKAEQAKAAGAEIVGMEDLAEQIKAGNMDFDVVIASPDTMRVVGTLGQILGPRGLMPNPKVGTVTPDVATAVKNAKAGQVQFRVDKAGIIHATIGRRSFEPAALKSNLAALLDALTKAKPASSKGVYLRKVAVSSTMGVGVRVDQSTLAA; encoded by the coding sequence ATGGCAAAGATTTCGAAGCGCGTGGCCGCGAACAAGGCCAAGGTCGAGCGCACCAAGTTCTACCCGATCGACGAAGCGCTGAGCCTCGTTAAGGAATGCGCCAGCGCCAAGTTCGACGAGTCGATCGACGTGGCCGTGCAACTGGGCATCGATGCGAAGAAGTCGGACCAAGTGGTTCGTGGTTCGGTGGTGCTGCCGGCTGGTACCGGCAAGTCGGTGCGCGTGGCTGTGTTCGCCCAAGGCGATAAGGCTGAGCAAGCCAAGGCTGCTGGTGCTGAGATCGTCGGCATGGAAGACCTGGCCGAGCAGATCAAGGCTGGCAACATGGACTTCGACGTCGTGATCGCTTCGCCGGACACGATGCGCGTGGTCGGTACGCTGGGTCAGATCCTGGGCCCGCGCGGCCTGATGCCGAACCCGAAGGTTGGCACCGTGACGCCGGACGTCGCTACGGCTGTGAAGAATGCCAAGGCTGGTCAAGTGCAATTCCGTGTCGACAAGGCCGGTATCATCCACGCCACCATCGGCCGCCGTTCGTTCGAGCCGGCTGCACTGAAGAGCAACCTGGCTGCACTGCTGGACGCACTGACCAAGGCCAAGCCGGCCTCGAGCAAGGGCGTGTACCTGCGTAAGGTTGCTGTCTCGTCGACGATGGGTGTTGGCGTGCGCGTCGACCAGTCGACGCTGGCTGCCTGA
- the rplK gene encoding 50S ribosomal protein L11 yields MAKKIIGFIKLQIPAGKANPSPPVGPALGQRGLNIMEFCKAFNAQTQGMEPGLPVPVVITAFADKSFTFVMKSPPATVLIKKAAGIQKGSAKPHTDKVGKITRAQAEEIAKAKNADLTAADLDAAVRTIAGSARSMGITVEGL; encoded by the coding sequence ATGGCCAAGAAAATTATTGGCTTTATCAAGCTGCAAATTCCGGCTGGTAAAGCAAATCCGTCCCCGCCTGTCGGCCCGGCCCTGGGTCAGCGCGGTCTGAACATCATGGAGTTCTGCAAGGCGTTCAACGCGCAGACTCAAGGCATGGAACCGGGCCTGCCGGTGCCGGTGGTGATCACCGCCTTCGCCGACAAGAGCTTCACGTTCGTGATGAAGTCGCCGCCGGCGACCGTGCTCATCAAGAAGGCCGCAGGTATCCAGAAGGGTTCTGCCAAGCCGCATACCGACAAGGTCGGCAAGATCACCCGCGCCCAAGCTGAAGAAATCGCCAAGGCAAAGAATGCGGACCTCACCGCTGCTGATCTGGACGCCGCCGTGCGTACGATCGCCGGTAGCGCCCGTTCGATGGGTATCACGGTGGAGGGCCTGTAA
- the nusG gene encoding transcription termination/antitermination protein NusG → MTDNVANDTSTDSSAPASKKRWYVVHAYSGMEKSVQRALQERIEREGLQHLFGQILVPSEEVMESKNGRKTVTERRLYPGYVFVEMEMTDVTWHLVKNTAKVTGFIGGTANRPSPISQRELDKMLAQVQEGIEKPRPKTLFEVGEMVRVKEGPFTDFNGNVEEVNYEKSRLRVSVTIFGRATPVELEFGQVEKV, encoded by the coding sequence ATGACGGATAACGTAGCGAACGACACGTCCACGGATTCGTCCGCGCCGGCCTCGAAGAAGCGCTGGTATGTCGTGCATGCCTACTCAGGCATGGAAAAGAGCGTGCAACGCGCGCTGCAGGAGCGCATTGAGCGCGAAGGCCTGCAACATCTGTTCGGCCAGATTCTGGTGCCGTCGGAAGAGGTGATGGAGAGCAAGAACGGTCGCAAGACCGTGACTGAGCGCCGCCTGTATCCGGGCTACGTCTTTGTCGAGATGGAAATGACCGATGTCACCTGGCACTTGGTGAAGAATACCGCCAAGGTCACGGGATTCATCGGTGGCACAGCTAACCGCCCATCGCCGATTTCCCAGCGTGAGCTCGATAAGATGCTGGCTCAAGTCCAGGAAGGGATCGAGAAGCCGCGTCCCAAGACGCTGTTCGAAGTGGGCGAGATGGTGCGCGTGAAGGAAGGCCCGTTCACCGACTTCAACGGCAACGTCGAGGAAGTCAACTACGAGAAGTCGCGCTTGCGCGTTTCCGTGACGATCTTCGGTCGTGCGACGCCGGTCGAGCTCGAGTTCGGCCAGGTCGAGAAGGTGTAA